The following coding sequences lie in one Hyalangium ruber genomic window:
- a CDS encoding response regulator, translating to MTSKAQQQEPYADIFVGDGEMARLMRAHDWASTSLGSPENWPNALKVALRLLLTSRFEMWLGWGPDIHFFYNDAYRPTLGVKHPKSLGMPTRILWAEIWDDVKDRLRTVYERGESTWDRALLLVLHRNGYPEETYHTFSYSPLIGDSGKVEGVFCAVSEETDRVISERRLASLRELASRLAPASLRSEVIDAVREGLGGNLHDLPFSLTYLFDEEGRGHLACATGIEPGHGCAPETLAPSGDIWDLSSVWAGEANVTVDLYSREALPTGAWDKPPTTAAVVPLIGQGGERPRGAMIIGLNPYRPADSSYVPFLNLLVGQVASSLASAEAHEAARQRAAVLTEAVKIRQQAAEVLRQANEQLTSEVELRTQERDRFRTLFHQAPSFMCILSGPDHVFELVNSAYLQLVGHRDLIGLPVRKALPEIEGQGFFELLDGVYAKGKPFVGRNMPVMLQRTRGDALEERFVHLVYQPILAPDGKVSGIFVDGYDVTHQKRAEEQLQRLNETLEQRVAARTDELAEALDHLQRETAERRQMEAALRQAQKIEALGKLTGGVAHDFNNLLQVISGNLQLLAKDIAGNARAETRVQNAMAGVARGSKLASQLLAFGRRQPLEPKAVNLGRLLKNMDDLLRRALGEDIEIETVVSGGLWNTLVDPNQIENAILNLAINARDAMQSGGRLTIEAGNALLDDEYAGQHEEVKPGQYVMIAVTDTGTGIPPDILERVFEPFFSTKPEGKGTGLGLSMVHGLVKQSGGHIKIYSEVGEGTTIRLYLPRVAQGEDVLTDISKTPVRGGTETILVVEDDDDVRETAVSLLSELGYRVLKARDAASALSVIESGIPIDLLFTDVVMPGPLRSPELARKAKERLPHVGVLFTSGYTENAIVHHGRLDAGVELLSKPYTREALARKVRHVLGNEAQHRLVKQQRTEASAPPPAAEDVPRRLRIMLVEDDELIRSSTAEYLMDQGHVVVEAQDAESALAALSTCQADVLMTDVGLPGRSGTELAREAVARWPHLRVIFASGDDAASAESGLADAVVLLKPYTPKDLAAALVMKTVQRTRKR from the coding sequence GTGACATCGAAGGCTCAGCAGCAGGAACCCTACGCCGACATCTTCGTCGGCGACGGCGAGATGGCCAGACTGATGCGAGCCCACGACTGGGCCTCCACTTCCTTGGGCTCACCGGAGAACTGGCCGAACGCGCTGAAGGTGGCCCTTCGGCTGCTGCTCACCTCGCGGTTCGAGATGTGGCTGGGATGGGGTCCCGACATCCACTTCTTCTACAACGACGCCTACCGGCCCACGCTGGGAGTCAAGCACCCGAAGTCACTCGGGATGCCGACCCGCATCCTGTGGGCCGAGATCTGGGACGACGTCAAAGACCGCCTGCGGACTGTCTACGAGCGGGGAGAGTCGACCTGGGACCGGGCCCTGCTGCTCGTCCTGCACCGCAACGGCTATCCCGAGGAGACCTACCACACCTTCTCCTATAGCCCGCTGATCGGCGACAGCGGCAAGGTGGAAGGGGTGTTTTGCGCCGTCTCGGAAGAGACGGACCGGGTGATCAGCGAGCGCCGTCTGGCATCACTCCGCGAGCTGGCGTCCCGGCTCGCTCCGGCCTCGCTCCGGTCCGAGGTGATCGACGCCGTTCGGGAGGGGCTCGGCGGCAATCTGCACGATCTCCCCTTCAGTCTGACCTATCTGTTCGACGAGGAGGGCCGGGGGCATCTGGCCTGTGCGACTGGGATTGAGCCCGGCCACGGCTGCGCGCCTGAGACCCTGGCCCCAAGCGGTGACATCTGGGACCTGAGCTCCGTCTGGGCCGGCGAGGCAAACGTGACGGTGGACCTCTACAGCCGCGAGGCCCTGCCGACGGGTGCCTGGGACAAGCCGCCAACTACCGCCGCGGTGGTTCCGCTGATCGGCCAGGGGGGCGAGCGCCCGCGAGGAGCGATGATCATCGGGCTAAACCCCTACCGCCCGGCGGACTCGAGCTATGTGCCGTTCCTGAATCTCTTGGTGGGGCAAGTGGCGTCCAGCCTGGCCAGCGCCGAGGCACACGAAGCCGCGCGCCAGCGGGCTGCGGTGCTGACAGAGGCCGTGAAGATACGCCAGCAGGCGGCCGAGGTCCTGCGCCAGGCCAATGAGCAGCTGACCTCCGAAGTCGAGCTGCGCACCCAGGAGCGCGACCGCTTCCGCACGCTGTTCCATCAGGCTCCCAGCTTCATGTGCATCCTGTCCGGCCCGGACCACGTGTTCGAGCTGGTCAACAGCGCCTACCTGCAGCTGGTCGGCCACCGCGACCTGATCGGCCTTCCGGTGCGCAAGGCCCTGCCGGAGATCGAGGGCCAGGGCTTTTTCGAGCTGCTGGACGGGGTCTATGCCAAGGGCAAACCCTTCGTGGGCCGCAACATGCCGGTGATGCTCCAGCGCACGCGCGGCGATGCACTGGAGGAGCGTTTCGTCCACCTCGTCTATCAGCCGATCCTGGCGCCGGACGGCAAAGTGTCCGGCATCTTCGTCGACGGCTACGACGTCACGCACCAGAAGCGCGCCGAAGAGCAACTGCAGCGCCTGAACGAGACGCTCGAGCAGCGGGTCGCGGCGCGCACGGACGAGCTGGCGGAAGCGCTCGACCACCTGCAGCGGGAGACAGCGGAACGGCGGCAGATGGAGGCGGCTCTGCGTCAGGCCCAGAAGATCGAGGCCCTCGGCAAACTCACAGGGGGCGTCGCCCACGACTTCAACAACCTCCTGCAGGTGATCAGCGGAAACCTGCAACTGCTGGCGAAGGACATCGCCGGCAACGCCCGGGCCGAGACCCGCGTACAAAACGCCATGGCCGGGGTGGCGCGAGGCTCGAAGCTGGCCTCGCAGCTCCTGGCCTTCGGCCGTCGTCAGCCGCTGGAGCCCAAGGCGGTGAACCTGGGCCGCCTGCTGAAGAACATGGACGATCTGCTGCGGCGAGCGCTGGGCGAGGACATCGAGATCGAGACCGTGGTCTCGGGCGGGCTGTGGAACACCCTGGTCGACCCGAATCAGATCGAGAATGCCATCCTCAACCTGGCGATCAACGCTCGGGACGCCATGCAGTCCGGCGGCCGGCTGACGATCGAAGCGGGCAACGCCCTGCTGGACGACGAGTACGCGGGCCAGCACGAGGAGGTGAAGCCCGGTCAATACGTGATGATCGCCGTCACCGACACCGGCACGGGGATTCCTCCGGACATCCTGGAGCGCGTGTTCGAACCCTTCTTCAGCACCAAGCCGGAAGGAAAGGGGACCGGTCTGGGACTCTCGATGGTGCATGGACTGGTCAAGCAGTCCGGCGGCCATATCAAGATCTACAGCGAGGTCGGCGAGGGCACGACCATCAGGTTGTACCTGCCGCGCGTCGCCCAGGGCGAGGACGTCCTCACCGACATCAGCAAGACGCCGGTGCGCGGCGGGACCGAGACCATCCTGGTGGTCGAGGACGACGACGACGTGCGGGAGACCGCGGTCAGCCTCCTCTCCGAGCTCGGCTACCGGGTGCTCAAGGCCCGCGATGCGGCCAGTGCCCTGAGCGTCATCGAGAGCGGAATCCCGATCGACCTCCTGTTCACGGACGTGGTGATGCCCGGCCCGCTGCGGAGCCCGGAACTCGCCCGCAAGGCCAAGGAGCGCCTCCCGCATGTCGGGGTGCTGTTCACCTCGGGCTATACCGAGAACGCCATCGTCCACCATGGGCGGCTGGACGCGGGCGTGGAGCTGCTCTCCAAGCCCTACACGCGCGAAGCCCTGGCCCGGAAGGTGCGGCACGTGCTGGGCAACGAGGCGCAGCATCGGCTGGTGAAGCAGCAGCGGACCGAGGCGTCCGCCCCACCCCCGGCGGCGGAGGACGTGCCACGTCGCCTCAGGATCATGCTGGTTGAGGACGACGAACTCATTCGTTCAAGCACGGCCGAGTACCTGATGGACCAGGGGCACGTGGTGGTGGAGGCCCAGGACGCCGAGAGCGCGCTCGCCGCGCTTTCCACCTGCCAGGCGGATGTCCTCATGACCGACGTGGGGCTGCCGGGGCGATCAGGCACAGAGCTGGCGCGTGAGGCGGTCGCCCGCTGGCCACACTTGAGGGTGATCTTCGCCAGTGGCGACGACGCGGCATCGGCGGAATCGGGCCTGGCGGACGCCGTGGTGCTGCTGAAGCCCTACACGCCCAAGGACCTGGCAGCGGCCTTGGTCATGAAGACGGTCCAGCGGACGCGCAAGCGCTAG
- a CDS encoding FG-GAP-like repeat-containing protein, producing the protein MSLKKLKAVPGTTWMAMAGLLLTACNPEAGQPETRPAWSDPESAWVSADAPVREGYIWNGARERFEAVRYADVDGMAVLEGDILLGSVEQVEALTREVQAQGGPQSQGVRAQGVAISGAFYRWPDAVVPYTINPNLPSQNRVTDAIAHWQSKTQLRFVLRTASNAAIYPNYVTFQPGDGCNSWVGMQGGQQAINLAANCSTGSTIHEIGHAIGLWHEQSREDRDAHVRIRWENIQAGYAHNFDKQVSNGEDVFGYDFDSIMHYGAYAFSANGQPTLETLGGQSIGQRNGLSNTDVNASIKLYSRQILVNEAIPHFQSWAAETRAVVTGDFNGDGRTDIAAVGAGGWSNLPVALSNGNGSFRLVNEGIPYFQSWAAETRTVVTGDFNGDGRTDIAAVGAGGWSGLPVALSNGNGSFRLVNEGIPYFQSWAAETRTVVTGDFNGDGWTDIAAVGAGGWSGLPVALSNGNGSFRLVNEGIPYFQSWAAETRTVVTGDFNGDGRTDIAAVGAGGWSGLPVALSNGNGSFRLVNEGIPYFQSWAAETRTVVTGDFNGDGRTDLAAVGANGWSGLPVALSNGNGSFQLVNEGIPHFQTQAAATRTVVTGDFNGDGRTDIAAVGADGWGALPMAISNGNGSFRSPNEYIPYFQSWASATRTVVTGDFNGDGRTDLAAVGAGGWAAVPVALIY; encoded by the coding sequence ATGTCGCTCAAGAAGTTGAAGGCTGTACCCGGCACCACGTGGATGGCCATGGCCGGCCTCCTGCTCACCGCCTGTAACCCCGAGGCAGGACAGCCGGAGACGCGTCCGGCCTGGAGTGACCCCGAGAGCGCCTGGGTCTCTGCCGACGCGCCCGTGCGCGAGGGCTATATCTGGAACGGAGCCCGGGAGCGGTTCGAGGCGGTGCGCTACGCCGACGTGGATGGGATGGCCGTGCTGGAGGGCGACATCTTGCTGGGGAGTGTGGAGCAGGTGGAGGCACTCACCCGCGAGGTCCAGGCCCAGGGAGGGCCCCAGTCCCAAGGAGTGCGGGCGCAAGGCGTGGCCATCAGCGGCGCGTTCTACAGGTGGCCTGATGCGGTGGTGCCGTACACCATCAACCCGAACCTCCCCAGCCAGAACCGGGTGACGGACGCCATCGCCCACTGGCAGTCGAAGACGCAACTGCGCTTCGTACTGCGAACGGCGAGCAATGCGGCGATCTACCCGAACTACGTCACCTTCCAGCCCGGCGACGGGTGCAACTCGTGGGTGGGAATGCAAGGCGGCCAGCAGGCCATCAACCTGGCGGCCAATTGCTCCACGGGCAGCACCATCCATGAAATCGGCCACGCCATCGGTCTGTGGCACGAGCAGAGCCGCGAGGACCGCGACGCCCACGTGCGCATCCGGTGGGAGAACATCCAGGCCGGCTACGCGCACAACTTCGACAAGCAGGTCAGCAATGGCGAGGATGTGTTCGGCTACGACTTCGACTCCATCATGCACTACGGGGCCTACGCGTTCTCCGCCAATGGGCAGCCCACCCTCGAGACGCTGGGGGGCCAGTCCATCGGCCAGCGCAACGGGTTGAGCAACACGGACGTGAACGCCTCCATCAAGCTGTACTCGCGGCAGATTCTGGTCAACGAGGCCATTCCGCACTTCCAGAGTTGGGCTGCGGAGACCCGCGCGGTGGTGACAGGCGACTTCAATGGAGATGGGCGGACGGACATCGCGGCGGTGGGCGCTGGCGGCTGGTCGAACTTGCCCGTAGCGCTCTCCAACGGCAATGGCTCCTTCCGCCTGGTGAACGAGGGCATCCCTTACTTCCAGAGCTGGGCTGCGGAGACCCGTACGGTGGTGACGGGCGACTTCAATGGGGATGGGCGGACAGACATCGCGGCGGTAGGCGCTGGCGGCTGGTCGGGCTTGCCCGTAGCACTCTCCAACGGCAATGGCTCCTTCCGTCTGGTGAATGAGGGCATCCCGTACTTCCAGAGCTGGGCTGCGGAGACCCGTACGGTGGTGACAGGCGACTTCAATGGGGATGGGTGGACGGACATCGCGGCGGTGGGCGCTGGCGGCTGGTCGGGCTTGCCCGTAGCGCTCTCCAACGGCAATGGCTCCTTCCGCCTGGTGAACGAGGGCATCCCTTACTTCCAGAGCTGGGCTGCGGAGACCCGTACGGTGGTGACAGGCGACTTCAATGGAGATGGGCGGACGGACATCGCGGCGGTGGGCGCTGGCGGCTGGTCGGGCTTGCCCGTAGCACTCTCCAACGGCAATGGCTCCTTCCGCCTGGTGAATGAGGGCATCCCTTACTTCCAGAGCTGGGCTGCGGAGACCCGTACAGTGGTGACGGGCGACTTCAATGGGGATGGGCGGACGGACCTCGCAGCGGTGGGCGCCAACGGCTGGTCGGGCTTGCCCGTAGCGCTCTCCAACGGCAATGGCTCCTTCCAGTTGGTCAACGAGGGCATTCCTCACTTCCAAACCCAGGCCGCTGCGACGCGTACGGTGGTGACAGGCGACTTCAATGGAGATGGGCGGACGGACATCGCGGCCGTGGGTGCTGACGGCTGGGGAGCCTTGCCCATGGCGATCTCCAACGGCAATGGTTCCTTCCGCTCGCCCAATGAGTACATCCCGTACTTCCAGAGCTGGGCCTCGGCGACACGTACAGTGGTAACAGGCGACTTCAATGGAGATGGGCGGACGGACCTCGCGGCGGTGGGCGCTGGTGGATGGGCGGCCGTGCCCGTAGCGCTCATCTACTGA
- a CDS encoding (2Fe-2S)-binding protein: MGMKLDINGAVREVEASGDMPLLWVLRDLLQLSGTKYGCGMAQCGACTVHLDGKPVRSCITPVSSVGARKVTTIEGLSPDGSHPVQRAWAEADVVQCGYCQSGQIMTAVALLEKKAEPTDSDIDAALSGNICRCGTYERVREAVRLAVRLKRGAK, translated from the coding sequence ATGGGAATGAAGCTCGACATCAATGGCGCGGTCCGCGAGGTGGAAGCCAGCGGCGACATGCCGCTGCTATGGGTCCTGCGTGACCTTCTCCAACTGAGCGGGACGAAGTACGGCTGCGGAATGGCGCAGTGTGGGGCGTGTACGGTGCATCTCGACGGCAAGCCTGTTCGCTCCTGCATCACACCCGTCTCGAGCGTCGGTGCGCGCAAGGTCACGACGATCGAGGGGCTGTCACCGGATGGCTCGCACCCCGTGCAGCGTGCATGGGCCGAGGCGGATGTCGTGCAGTGTGGATACTGCCAGTCCGGTCAGATCATGACGGCCGTGGCGCTGCTCGAGAAGAAGGCCGAGCCGACGGACTCCGACATCGACGCCGCGCTGTCGGGCAACATCTGCCGCTGCGGGACGTACGAGCGCGTGCGCGAAGCGGTCCGGCTCGCCGTGCGGTTGAAGCGAGGTGCCAAGTGA
- a CDS encoding xanthine dehydrogenase family protein molybdopterin-binding subunit: MTVSRRGFLTGAAASTAGLVISFYVPKLVHAAPKAAQPLPSPNAFLRIGSDDSVTVLLAHSEMGQGIWTGLAMLIAEELDCDWSKVRCEHAPAAPVYGHPAMGIQMTGGSTTTHGEFDRYRNVGATAKALLLRAAAASWKTTPGKLTAANGVISFGGKTLKYGEVAEAAMKLSPPKTVKLKEPKDWKLIGTRVRRLDTPEKINGKAQFGMDVSFPGLRTAVVLRPPAFGAKLVKFDSADALKVPGVEKVVQTANGVAVVASHFWAAKLGRDAVRAEWSTPEDGGASSEKILAEYRKLSLGEGATVADTGKVKETINLAASKLEASYEVPYLAHAMMEPLNCTVKIDGDRCEIWTGTQFQTVDQATAAHILGTTPDKVTIHTTFLGGGFGRRANPASDFVSEAVIVAKAAGVPVKVIWTREDDMRGGYYRPAYVHRVSVGIDKAGMPAAWHHVIVGQSILAGTPFEKFMVQNGIDATSVEGIADSPYLETTKSKHVSLHSPKTPITVLWWRSVGHTHTAFAMESMIDELAHAAGKDPLAYRLELLKEKPRFARALETAAAKAGWGTPAPAGRARGLAVHESFGSIIAEVAEVSVEGGRIKVHSVTAAVDCGTAVNPLGIEAQVQGSIAFGLTAALHGKLTIEGGKVVESNFHDYPALRMFEMPKISVHVIASDAKMGGIGEPATAPIAPAVANAVFALTKQRLRTLPLRLA, encoded by the coding sequence GTGACAGTCTCGCGACGAGGATTTCTCACCGGTGCGGCGGCGAGTACGGCGGGGCTGGTGATCAGCTTCTATGTACCAAAGCTCGTGCATGCCGCGCCCAAGGCCGCGCAGCCGCTGCCGTCCCCGAACGCGTTCCTGCGAATCGGCAGTGATGACTCGGTCACCGTACTGCTCGCGCACTCCGAGATGGGCCAGGGAATCTGGACTGGCCTGGCGATGCTGATCGCGGAAGAGCTCGACTGTGACTGGTCGAAGGTGCGCTGCGAGCACGCACCCGCCGCGCCGGTTTACGGCCACCCCGCCATGGGCATCCAGATGACGGGCGGGTCAACGACCACGCACGGCGAGTTCGACCGGTACCGCAACGTTGGCGCGACGGCGAAGGCGCTGCTCCTGCGCGCAGCCGCAGCGAGCTGGAAGACCACGCCAGGGAAGCTCACCGCGGCCAATGGCGTGATCTCCTTCGGTGGCAAGACGCTGAAGTACGGCGAGGTCGCCGAGGCGGCGATGAAGCTGTCGCCTCCGAAGACGGTGAAGCTCAAGGAGCCGAAGGACTGGAAGCTGATCGGCACCCGGGTACGCCGGCTCGACACGCCCGAGAAGATCAACGGCAAGGCACAGTTCGGGATGGACGTCTCGTTCCCCGGCCTGCGGACCGCGGTCGTGCTGCGGCCGCCGGCGTTCGGCGCGAAGCTCGTGAAGTTCGACAGTGCCGATGCGCTGAAGGTCCCAGGTGTCGAGAAGGTCGTACAGACCGCGAACGGTGTCGCGGTGGTCGCCAGCCACTTCTGGGCGGCGAAGCTCGGTCGCGATGCCGTCCGCGCGGAGTGGTCGACCCCCGAGGACGGTGGTGCCAGCTCCGAGAAGATCCTCGCCGAGTACCGCAAGCTCTCACTTGGCGAGGGCGCGACCGTGGCCGACACCGGCAAAGTGAAGGAAACGATCAACCTCGCCGCCAGCAAGCTCGAGGCGTCGTACGAGGTGCCGTACCTCGCGCACGCCATGATGGAGCCGCTCAACTGCACCGTGAAGATCGACGGTGATCGCTGCGAGATCTGGACGGGTACCCAGTTCCAGACCGTCGATCAGGCCACCGCGGCGCACATCCTGGGCACGACGCCCGACAAGGTCACGATCCACACCACCTTCCTTGGCGGAGGCTTCGGCCGCCGCGCCAACCCGGCGTCGGACTTCGTGTCCGAGGCCGTGATCGTCGCGAAGGCGGCCGGTGTGCCAGTCAAGGTCATCTGGACGCGCGAGGACGACATGCGCGGCGGGTACTACCGCCCCGCGTATGTCCACCGCGTCAGCGTCGGCATCGACAAGGCGGGCATGCCAGCGGCGTGGCATCACGTCATCGTCGGGCAGTCGATCCTCGCTGGCACTCCGTTCGAGAAGTTCATGGTCCAGAACGGCATCGACGCGACGTCGGTCGAAGGCATCGCCGACTCGCCTTATCTCGAGACCACGAAGTCAAAGCACGTCTCGCTGCACTCCCCGAAGACGCCGATCACCGTGCTGTGGTGGCGCTCCGTGGGGCACACCCACACCGCGTTCGCGATGGAGAGCATGATCGACGAGCTGGCACACGCCGCCGGCAAGGATCCGCTCGCGTATCGCCTGGAGCTTCTGAAGGAGAAGCCTCGGTTCGCGCGCGCACTCGAGACGGCCGCGGCCAAGGCGGGCTGGGGAACGCCCGCCCCAGCGGGCCGGGCGCGTGGCCTCGCGGTGCATGAGTCGTTTGGCTCGATCATCGCCGAGGTCGCGGAGGTCTCGGTCGAGGGTGGACGCATCAAGGTCCATTCGGTGACGGCGGCGGTCGACTGCGGAACCGCGGTCAACCCGCTGGGGATCGAGGCTCAGGTCCAGGGCTCGATCGCGTTCGGGCTTACCGCGGCGCTCCACGGCAAGCTGACCATCGAGGGCGGCAAGGTCGTCGAGAGCAACTTCCACGACTATCCCGCGCTTCGCATGTTCGAGATGCCGAAGATCAGTGTTCACGTGATCGCCAGTGACGCGAAGATGGGTGGCATTGGCGAGCCAGCGACCGCGCCCATCGCGCCCGCCGTCGCGAACGCGGTGTTCGCGCTTACCAAGCAACGGCTGCGCACGCTGCCGCTGCGCCTCGCATAG
- a CDS encoding Isoquinoline 1-oxidoreductase subunit — protein sequence MMRTFVTLVLVLAGCGGKSVPTPSVGEKPDQATGVAAFATVRAVLQHPRCQNCHPAGDAPLQGDEGRVHAMRVLRGPTGHGMAGAECTTCHGPANPPSNYGLHVPPGSIKGWHMPKPEEKLVFVGLEPRALCEQVKDPARNGGLDMAALRIHLEDPLVKWGWDPGFGRAPVSTPYATFIAAWETWAAAGAPCPN from the coding sequence ATGATGCGTACCTTCGTGACGCTCGTGCTCGTGCTCGCCGGATGCGGCGGCAAATCAGTGCCGACGCCCTCCGTGGGCGAGAAGCCGGACCAGGCCACCGGTGTGGCTGCATTCGCGACCGTGCGCGCGGTGCTCCAGCACCCGCGCTGCCAGAACTGCCATCCCGCGGGCGATGCGCCGCTGCAGGGCGACGAGGGCCGCGTACACGCGATGCGCGTGCTGCGCGGGCCCACGGGGCACGGCATGGCGGGTGCCGAATGCACGACGTGCCACGGCCCGGCGAATCCTCCGAGCAACTATGGCCTCCATGTCCCGCCTGGCTCGATCAAGGGCTGGCACATGCCGAAGCCCGAGGAGAAGCTCGTGTTCGTCGGCCTCGAGCCGCGTGCATTGTGTGAACAGGTCAAGGACCCGGCGCGCAACGGTGGCCTGGATATGGCCGCGCTCCGCATTCACCTCGAGGACCCGCTCGTGAAATGGGGGTGGGACCCGGGCTTTGGCCGCGCGCCGGTGTCCACGCCGTACGCGACGTTCATCGCCGCGTGGGAGACCTGGGCTGCCGCTGGCGCCCCGTGCCCCAACTGA